The stretch of DNA CCGCGACGATCGAGGACGGAACCCTCGTTCACGACGGCGACCCACTCACCAGCGAACGTGTCACGGAGGATATCGAGATCACGCTGTTGCGCCACGGCTGTGCGCTAGACGACACGATCGTCGCCTGCGGGGCCGACGGTGCGGATCCCCACGACCGAGGTAGCGGGCCGCTTGAGGCCGACGAACTGATCGTGATCGACATTTTCCCCCGCGATAAGGAGACTGGCTACCACGCCGACATGACCCGCACGTTCGCCCGCGGCGATCCGGGTGCGGAGGCCAGCCGGCGCTACGAGGTCACCCGCGAGGCCTACGAGGCCGCCCTCGAGACCGTCGAGGCTGGCGTCACCGGCGCTGCCGTCCACGGCGCGGCCTGCGATGTGATCGAGGACGCGGGCTACGCGACGCTTCGGAGTGATCCGACCACCGAGACCGGCTTTATCCACAGCACCGGCCACGGCGTCGGGCTGGACATCCACGAACAGCCAAGTGTGTCGTCGGCTGGCGGCGAGCTCCAGCCGGGCCACGTGATCTCGATCGAACCCGGAATCTATGACCCTGCAGTCGGTGGCGTCCGCATCGAGGATCTGATCGTCGTCACCGAAGACGGCTACGAGAATTTGACCGACTATCGCGTGGGGCTCGACCCCGTCGCGGACTCGCGTTAGCGATAGCCGCCGTCGTCCGTGCCGCGAGCATCGTCGATTCGGTCGAACTGCTCGTCGCTCAACTCGAGGTCGACTGCGCCGACGTTTTCTTCGAGTTGGTCCGGGGTGCGTGCGCCGACGATCGGCACGCAGGTAAAGCGGTCCTGATCCATCAGCCATCGCAGGGAGACCTGTGCGGGCGTCGCGTCGAGGTCGTCGGCGACGGATTCGACGGCTTCGAGCACTTCCCAGGCCGTCGCGCTCGTATACCGATCCTCGAACAGGTCGGTGAGGCTGGCCCGCGAGCCGTCCGGCGCGACAACGGTCCCGTCCTCGTCGCGCTCGTATTTTCCGGTGAGGAAGCCGCCGGCAAGCGGCGAGTACGGACAGACCGCGATGTCCTGATCCGCACAGACGTCGAGGTAGTCGCCGACATCGTCCGTATCGGCCGCGTTGAACATCGGCTGGGTTACGTCGAATCGCTCGAGGCCCTCGACGTCGCTCGTCCACAGCGCTTTGGTGAGTTTCCAGGCGGCCATGCTCGAGGCGCCCAGGTGGTTGACTTTCCCCTCGCGGACGAGGTCGGTGAGTGTCCGCAGGGTCTCTTCGATGGGGGTGTCGTCGTCCCAGCGGTGGATGTAGTACAGATCGAGGTAGTCGGTTCCCAGTCGCTCTAGGGTCCCCTCGATCTGGGCGCGGATATGTTTACGTCCGAGCCCGGAGTCGTTCGGCCCGGGTTCGCCCCAGCCGTCGAAGGGGAAGTAGACCTTCGAGGCGATGACGAAGTCCTCGCGGTCGTGGTCTGCGAGCCACTCGCCGATCCACTCCTCGCTGGTGCCGTCGGGATCGCCGTAGACGTTGGCCGTGTCGATGAAGTTGATCCCGTGGTCCCAGGCAGCGTCGAGAAGTTCGTGGGCTTCTTCGCGTTCCGTTTCGACGATGCCGCCGGTCTCGCGACCGAAGCGCCAGGTGCCGAAACAGAGTCGCGAGACCGTCGTGCCCGTGTTACCGAGCGTGGTGTACTCCATAGCTGGGGTTCGGCGGCGACCGCCAAAACGGGTTTGGAAGCGGTGATCGCCCGCTGACGGGTCCGCTCGAAGCCACTCGAGAGCGCCGTTTCCGAAGTTACAAATCGCTTGCCGGTCACCTCCCGGTGATGAATTACTGGTGGCGTCGAATCGTGCTCTCACTGGTTGCCGTTTTCGTTCTCGTGTTCGTCTATGCCGGCATCTATCAGGCCGGAATGGCCGCCTTCGAGGGGGTGAACATGTCGTACTTCGAGGCGCTTCAGTTCGTGATCGAAGCGCTGACGACCGCCGGCTTCGGCGGCGATTCAGCCGACTGGCAGAGCGTCCCGACGAATCTGATGGTGATCGCGATGAACCTCACCGGCGTCCTGCTCGTCTTCCTCGCGCTGCCACTGCTCGTCGTCCCGCTGTTCCAACAGGCGCTCGAGGATCGACCGCCCGAGTCCACTGACCTCACTGACCACGTCGTCATCTGCTCATACACGCCGCGGTCTGACGTGCTCGCGGACGAGCTCGAGGCGGCGAACGTCCCCTACGTCTTCATCGACGACGATCCCGAACTCGTGGTCGAACTCGACAACGGGGGAGTCGACGCCATCCACGGCGAACTCGATCAGGCGGAAACACTTCGGGCAGCAAACGTCACCGATGCCCGTGCGCTCGTCACTGACATCGATGCCGAGACCAACGCGATGGTGATCCTCACTGCCCGCGAACTCTCGAGCGAGCTGACGATCGTCAGCGTCGCCGAGGACGAAGACGTCGCGAGTTACCACCGCTACGCCGGAGCCGACGAGATCGTCCGCCCACGGCGGGTGCTCGGACAGAGCCTTGCCACGAAGGCGACGACGACGATCTCGGCCGAGCTTCGGGACACGATCGCGCTCAGCGAGGACTTCACGGTGACCGAACTGCT from Natrinema sp. HArc-T2 encodes:
- a CDS encoding M24 family metallopeptidase; amino-acid sequence: MNVDADLSALREYLAAAGLDGYLIDDDASDSDQRYVSGFTAPDLYQTLVTREGIHLLVSGLEYGRASAEANADTVTRRAAYDYQQLVAEHGQYEGRIQTIAAFLADHDVASIAVPRSFPTGTADGLREHGLTVTVESDGIVTDIRASKTDWELEQIRASQRANEAAMARAEELIATATIEDGTLVHDGDPLTSERVTEDIEITLLRHGCALDDTIVACGADGADPHDRGSGPLEADELIVIDIFPRDKETGYHADMTRTFARGDPGAEASRRYEVTREAYEAALETVEAGVTGAAVHGAACDVIEDAGYATLRSDPTTETGFIHSTGHGVGLDIHEQPSVSSAGGELQPGHVISIEPGIYDPAVGGVRIEDLIVVTEDGYENLTDYRVGLDPVADSR
- a CDS encoding aldo/keto reductase produces the protein MEYTTLGNTGTTVSRLCFGTWRFGRETGGIVETEREEAHELLDAAWDHGINFIDTANVYGDPDGTSEEWIGEWLADHDREDFVIASKVYFPFDGWGEPGPNDSGLGRKHIRAQIEGTLERLGTDYLDLYYIHRWDDDTPIEETLRTLTDLVREGKVNHLGASSMAAWKLTKALWTSDVEGLERFDVTQPMFNAADTDDVGDYLDVCADQDIAVCPYSPLAGGFLTGKYERDEDGTVVAPDGSRASLTDLFEDRYTSATAWEVLEAVESVADDLDATPAQVSLRWLMDQDRFTCVPIVGARTPDQLEENVGAVDLELSDEQFDRIDDARGTDDGGYR